Proteins found in one Fodinicurvata sp. EGI_FJ10296 genomic segment:
- a CDS encoding DNA adenine methylase — MNSKATGDTAFDDMRPVTPTLPVAPYLGGKRNLARRLTERIETIPHTTYAEAFVGMAGVFLRRRSAPKAEVINDYSRDVATFFRVIQRHYPAFRDMIRFQITTRAEFDRLTATDPKTLTDLERSARFLYLQATAFGGKVAGRTFGVTPQRPGRFDLTRLGPMLEDVHARLAGVTVECLPYDRFIPRYDRPGTLFYLDPPYWGCETDYGKGMFGRDDFARLAEILAAIQGRFLLSLNDRPALREIFAGFEQETVATRYSVKATGSTAPACELIISNV, encoded by the coding sequence ATGAATTCCAAAGCCACCGGCGATACCGCCTTCGACGACATGCGGCCGGTCACCCCGACCCTGCCGGTCGCGCCCTATCTGGGCGGCAAGCGCAACCTCGCCCGGCGCCTGACCGAGCGCATCGAGACGATCCCCCACACCACCTATGCCGAGGCCTTTGTCGGCATGGCCGGGGTGTTCCTGCGCCGCCGCTCGGCGCCCAAGGCCGAGGTGATCAATGATTACAGCCGCGACGTGGCGACCTTCTTCCGGGTGATCCAGCGCCACTATCCGGCGTTCCGCGACATGATCCGGTTCCAGATCACGACCCGGGCCGAGTTCGACCGGCTGACCGCCACAGACCCGAAGACCCTGACAGACCTGGAGCGATCGGCCCGGTTCCTCTATCTGCAAGCCACTGCCTTCGGCGGCAAGGTGGCCGGCCGGACCTTCGGTGTGACGCCCCAACGCCCCGGTCGGTTCGACCTGACCCGGCTGGGGCCGATGCTGGAGGACGTCCACGCCCGGCTCGCCGGCGTGACGGTGGAATGCCTGCCCTATGACCGGTTCATCCCGCGCTACGACCGGCCGGGCACGCTGTTCTATCTCGACCCGCCCTATTGGGGCTGCGAGACGGATTACGGCAAGGGGATGTTCGGCCGCGACGACTTCGCCCGGCTGGCCGAAATCCTGGCCGCGATCCAGGGCCGGTTCCTGCTGTCCCTCAATGACAGGCCGGCGCTGCGCGAGATCTTCGCCGGCTTCGAACAGGAAACCGTCGCGACCCGATACAGCGTCAAGGCGACCGGCAGCACCGCGCCAGCGTGCGAACTGATCATCAGCAATGTCTGA
- a CDS encoding ETC complex I subunit, with protein MADDERIASAYLRRSSGVGMTANVRIYKPAKTTMQSGRGKTKSWVLEYEPATPRRPEPLMGWVSAGDTLNQVTLRFETKEDAIAFAERKGLSYTVEPEHQRRVVPRNYADNFKRRPTA; from the coding sequence TTGGCTGATGATGAGCGCATCGCGTCGGCCTATTTACGTCGGAGTTCGGGTGTCGGGATGACTGCAAACGTGCGAATCTACAAGCCGGCCAAGACGACGATGCAGTCGGGTCGCGGAAAGACCAAATCCTGGGTACTGGAATACGAACCCGCGACACCAAGGCGACCGGAACCCTTGATGGGTTGGGTGTCCGCTGGCGACACGCTCAATCAGGTAACGCTGCGCTTCGAAACCAAAGAAGATGCAATCGCATTCGCTGAGCGTAAGGGGCTTTCTTATACTGTGGAGCCCGAACATCAACGCCGCGTTGTTCCGCGCAATTACGCTGACAACTTCAAGCGACGCCCGACAGCCTGA
- a CDS encoding glycosyl hydrolase 108 family protein produces MTPFDSALAFVLDHEGGFVNHPEDPGGATNQGITLATFRRWARRHGHHTPTVDELKAIPGATVRAIYRDDYWQALLGDELTPAVALITFDMGVNAGPDRAVRILQQTVGAIVDGKIGPQTVSYARREGDDPAILDEITARRLHYYGQLGHFGTFGLGWARRTVAARRAAEAIAVAG; encoded by the coding sequence ATGACGCCCTTCGATTCCGCGCTGGCCTTCGTGCTCGACCACGAGGGCGGCTTCGTCAACCATCCCGAGGATCCTGGCGGTGCCACGAACCAAGGCATCACGCTGGCGACCTTCCGCCGGTGGGCGCGCCGGCATGGTCACCATACGCCCACGGTCGACGAGCTGAAGGCGATCCCGGGCGCCACCGTCCGGGCAATCTATCGCGACGATTACTGGCAGGCGCTGCTGGGCGACGAGCTGACGCCGGCAGTGGCGCTGATCACTTTCGACATGGGCGTCAACGCCGGCCCGGACCGGGCGGTACGGATCCTGCAACAAACCGTCGGCGCCATCGTCGACGGCAAGATCGGGCCGCAGACGGTCAGCTATGCCCGCCGTGAAGGCGATGACCCGGCGATACTGGACGAGATCACCGCCAGACGGCTGCACTATTACGGCCAGCTCGGCCATTTCGGCACCTTCGGGCTAGGCTGGGCCCGCCGCACCGTCGCCGCCCGCCGCGCGGCCGAAGCCATCGCGGTCGCCGGCTGA